Proteins found in one Acipenser ruthenus chromosome 18, fAciRut3.2 maternal haplotype, whole genome shotgun sequence genomic segment:
- the LOC117419892 gene encoding protein SYS1 homolog gives MVGHFRSYIWDPVLIVSQIILMQCIYYSFLGLWLAGIDSLVQNSRSLDQIFSYEVLGFSTPQGRLSMMAFILNSLTCALGLWFFVRRGKKCLDFTVTIHFFHLIGCWIYNARFPGALSWWLVNVVCMALMAVIGEYLCMRTELRAIPVNTGPKSTL, from the exons ATGGTGGGCCACTTTCGCAGCTATATTTGGGACCCGGTCCTGATTGTGTCCCAGATCATACTGATGCAGTGTATCTACTACAGCTTCCTGGGGCTGTGGCTGGCCGGTATTGACAGCCTTGTGCAGAACAGCCGATCGCTCGATCAGATCTTCAGTTACGAG GTTCTAGGCTTCTCCACACCCCAGGGCAGGCTGTCAATGATGGCGTTTATTCTGAACTCGCTCACATG CGCTCTTGGCTTGTGGTTTTTTGTGCGTCGAGGGAAGAAGTGCTTGGATTTCACCGTGACGATCCACTTCTTCCACCTGATTGGCTGCTGGATCTACAATGCTCGCTTCCCCGGCGCCCTCTCCTGGTGGCTGGTCAACGTGGTGTGCATGGCCCTGATGGCTGTGATCGGGGAGTACCTGTGCATGCGGACTGAACTGAGGGCCATTCCTGTTAACACTGGACCCAAATCCACCCTCTGA